One Malania oleifera isolate guangnan ecotype guangnan chromosome 9, ASM2987363v1, whole genome shotgun sequence DNA segment encodes these proteins:
- the LOC131163866 gene encoding coatomer subunit delta, whose translation MVVLAASIISKSGKALVSRQFVDMSRIRIEGLLAAFPKLVGTGKQHTYVETENVRYVYQPIEALYLLVVTNKQSNILEDLETLRLLSKLVPEYSPSLDEDGVCKAAFELIFAFDEVISLGHKENVTVAQVKQYCEMDSHEERLHKLVLQSKINETKDVMKRKASEIDKSKIEKNRGDKGGFMSLQSMGSGRIESTFSDMSISSGGGGFGSGSGFGLSTDVDSFSSKSKGRPSASATAPPKGLGMQLGKTQRTNQFLESLKAEGEVIIEDSKPSAGPRSAAPPLTDPITLTVEEKLNVTLKRDGGVSNFDVQGTLSLQILNEDDAYIQVQVETRGNSGILFKTHPNINKELFSNENILGLKDPNRPFPIGQAGDGVGLLKWRMQTVDESVVPLTINCWPSVSGNETYVSIEYEASSMFDLRNVVISVPLPALREAPNVRQIDGEWRYDSRNSIFEWSILLIDNSNRSGSMEFVVPPADSSAFFPISVRFTATSTFSDLKVLNILPLRGGPPPKHSQRTQLFTENYQVA comes from the exons ATG GTTGTTCTTGCAGCTTCTATTATAAGTAAATCTGGAAAAG CACTTGTTTCGAGGCAGTTTGTGGACATGTCTCGTATAAGAATCGAGGGGCTTCTTGCAGCTTTCCCCAAGTTGGTAGGAACTGGAAAACAACATACATATGTTGAGACAGAAAATGTGCGATATGTTTACCAGCCTATTGAAGCCTTATATTTGCTAGTAGTAacaaataaacaaagtaacattCTTGAAGATTTGGAGACTCTGAGGCTACTGTCAAAACTT GTACCTGAGTATTCTCCCTCTCTAGATGAAGACGGTGTTTGCAAGGCAGCTTTTGAACTTATTTTTGCATTTGATGAAGTCATCTCCCTGGGTCACAAGGAAAATGTAACAGTAGCTCAAGTTAAGCAGTATTGTGAGATGGACAGTCATGAAGAAAGATTGCACAAACTGGTACTGCAGAGTAAGATCAATGAAACCAAGGACGTTATGAAGCGCAAAGCTAGTGAAATTGACAAAAGCAAG ATTGAAAAGAATAGAGGTGATAAAGGAGGCTTTATGTCCCTCCAATCAATGGGTTCTGGTAGAATCGAGAGTACCTTTAGTGATATGAGCATATCTAGTGGTGGAGGTGGTTTTGGAAGTGGTTCTGGGTTTGGATTAAGCACTGATGTTGACTCCTTCTCTAGCAAGTCTAAAG GTCGTCCATCTGCATCTGCCACTGCTCCTCCGAAAGGTCTTGGAATGCAGCTTGGTAAGACACAAAGAACCAATCAGTTTTTGGAATCTTTGAAAGCTGAAGGTGAAGTGATTATTGAGGATTCAAAACCAAGTGCCGGGCCTCGGTCAGCCGCTCCACCACTGACTGATCCAATCACATTGACTGTTGAAGAGAAGCTTAATGTGACACTGAAGCGGGATGGTGGGGTCAGTAACTTTGATGTTCAAGGGACCTTATCACTCCAAATTCTTAATGAGGATGATGCATATATCCAAGTTCAG GTTGAGACGAGAGGGAATTCAGGGATTTTATTCAAGACCCATCCTAACATTAACAAGGAGTTGTTTTCCAATGAAAATATTCTAGGCCTCAAGGATCCAAACAGGCCTTTTCCAATTGGTCAAGCTGGTGACGGTGTTGGGCTTTTGAAGTGGAGAATGCAGACTGTGGATGAGTCAGTCGTGCCATTGACAA TCAACTGCTGGCCCTCTGTATCCGGGAATGAAACTTATGTCAGCATCGAGTATGAGGCTTCATCAATGTTTGATCTGCGGAATGTCGTGATTTCAGTGCCTCTTCCAGCTCTCCGGGAAGCCCCAAATGTCAGGCAGATTGATGGGGAATGGAG GTATGATTCTAGAAATTCCATTTTTGAGTGGTCAATACTTCTCATTGATAACTCTAATCGCAG TGGGTCAATGGAATTTGTTGTTCCTCCGGCGGATTCATCTGCATTCTTTCCTATTTCTGTGCGTTTTACCGCCACCAGTACATTCAGTGATCTCAAG GTTCTCAATATCTTACCACTGAGAGGTGGACCTCCTCCTAAGCATTCTCAGAGAACGCAGCTTTTCACAGAGAATTACCAAGTGGCATGA